From Paenibacillus sp. PK3_47, the proteins below share one genomic window:
- a CDS encoding DEAD/DEAH box helicase, with product MSDNPFYRLAPFIKEFIYKNRWETLREAQVDACRVLFDTPHHLLIASGTASGKTEAAFFPALTGLYERPSDSVGILYIAPLKALINDQFTRLNDLLREGNIPVWHWHGDVPQADKTKLMQNPSGVLQITPESLEGLLMNRPNAIPALFHDLRFIIVDEVHAFMGADRGIQVLSQLARISRMAGCHPRRIGLSATLSDYASVTEWLSAGTRERVEVSAPQGGRKLRLSVEHFSFPDARNEEQAEHLERARQAYYGFIYDHTHLKKALIFTNSRTDAEEAILEMRRTAAKRGERDIFHVHHGSISAMLREETEAALRQGAGPAVAAATLTLELGIDLGELERVLQLGAPYSCASFVQRLGRSGRRGDAASEMIFVTPEEEDEEAQLPARMPWTLLRAIAVIELYVREKWVEPLVVRKLPVGLLYHQTMSILKSMGEAEAEDLKEAVLSLPSFQGIDPADYDAFMEYMLGMGHIETLDEGGLLIGLAGEKIVNNYRFYAVFKDDEEHVVYNGTEEIGSITTVPPPGYCFTLAGKLWKVEEVDNRHKAVYVKGSRGKVDTLWLGAGGDVHTRIMTKIREVLGSTALYPYLAPSAAARLERARRLAKESGLLTRSVLPAGGDSMFILPWAGSRQFRTLERLLKNNLKDRLGLRSIVPMEPYYMVVAGKTDAATLQDEIIAETAAAADPLALLSKDEAPYLGKYDEFIPHDLLRKAFSLDGLDVPGLIEVLKQWETGN from the coding sequence ATGAGTGACAATCCGTTTTACAGGCTGGCGCCTTTCATTAAGGAGTTTATCTACAAGAACCGCTGGGAGACGCTGCGTGAGGCACAGGTCGATGCCTGCCGTGTGCTGTTCGATACACCGCATCATCTGCTGATCGCCTCAGGTACGGCTTCCGGGAAGACGGAAGCGGCATTTTTTCCGGCACTGACCGGGCTGTATGAGCGTCCTTCTGATTCTGTGGGGATTCTCTATATCGCGCCGCTGAAAGCGCTGATCAACGATCAGTTCACACGGTTAAATGATCTGCTGCGCGAAGGCAATATTCCGGTTTGGCACTGGCATGGCGATGTGCCCCAGGCGGATAAGACCAAGCTGATGCAGAACCCCTCCGGCGTGCTGCAGATTACGCCGGAGTCGCTGGAAGGGCTGCTGATGAACCGGCCGAATGCGATCCCGGCACTGTTCCATGATCTGCGCTTCATCATTGTCGATGAAGTGCATGCCTTCATGGGCGCTGACCGCGGCATCCAGGTGCTGAGCCAGCTGGCGCGGATTTCGCGGATGGCCGGCTGTCATCCGCGCCGGATCGGGCTGTCCGCCACGCTCAGTGACTATGCCTCCGTGACGGAGTGGCTGTCCGCCGGCACAAGAGAGCGCGTGGAGGTGTCTGCGCCGCAGGGCGGGCGCAAGCTCCGCCTGAGCGTTGAGCATTTCTCTTTCCCGGATGCGCGGAACGAGGAGCAGGCCGAACACCTGGAGCGCGCGCGACAGGCGTACTACGGCTTCATCTACGATCACACGCACCTGAAGAAGGCGCTGATCTTCACCAACAGCCGCACAGATGCCGAGGAGGCGATCCTGGAGATGCGCCGGACCGCAGCAAAGCGCGGGGAGCGGGATATCTTCCACGTGCATCACGGGAGTATCTCCGCGATGCTGCGTGAAGAGACGGAAGCCGCGCTCCGGCAGGGGGCCGGTCCTGCTGTGGCCGCAGCGACCCTGACGCTGGAGCTCGGCATTGATCTGGGCGAGCTGGAGCGGGTGCTGCAGCTTGGCGCGCCCTACAGCTGCGCGAGCTTCGTGCAGCGGCTGGGCCGCTCCGGGCGGCGGGGCGACGCCGCGTCCGAGATGATCTTCGTCACTCCCGAAGAGGAGGACGAAGAAGCGCAGCTGCCGGCGCGGATGCCGTGGACGCTGCTGCGGGCCATTGCCGTCATCGAGCTGTATGTCCGGGAGAAATGGGTGGAGCCTCTGGTCGTGCGCAAACTGCCGGTCGGTCTGCTGTACCACCAGACAATGAGTATCCTTAAGAGTATGGGCGAAGCGGAGGCGGAGGATCTGAAGGAGGCGGTTCTGAGTCTGCCTTCCTTCCAGGGAATCGATCCCGCCGATTACGATGCTTTTATGGAATACATGCTGGGCATGGGCCATATCGAGACCCTGGATGAGGGAGGACTGCTCATCGGGCTGGCTGGTGAAAAGATCGTAAACAATTACCGCTTCTACGCGGTATTTAAAGACGACGAGGAGCATGTCGTCTATAACGGCACGGAAGAAATCGGCTCGATTACTACTGTGCCGCCGCCGGGCTACTGCTTTACGCTGGCCGGCAAGCTGTGGAAGGTGGAGGAAGTTGATAACCGTCACAAGGCCGTGTATGTCAAAGGCTCACGAGGCAAAGTGGACACCTTATGGCTTGGAGCCGGCGGTGATGTGCATACCCGCATCATGACCAAAATCCGCGAAGTGCTGGGATCGACAGCGCTGTATCCGTATCTGGCGCCTAGTGCAGCAGCACGGCTCGAGCGGGCCCGCCGCCTGGCCAAAGAAAGCGGCCTGCTGACCCGGTCGGTACTGCCTGCAGGCGGCGACTCGATGTTCATCCTGCCGTGGGCAGGCAGCCGGCAGTTCCGTACACTGGAACGGCTGCTGAAGAACAATCTGAAGGACCGTCTGGGCCTTCGTTCCATTGTGCCAATGGAGCCCTACTATATGGTTGTAGCAGGGAAGACAGATGCTGCAACGCTTCAGGATGAGATTATAGCCGAAACAGCTGCTGCGGCAGATCCTTTAGCGCTGTTAAGTAAGGATGAAGCGCCTTATCTGGGCAAATACGATGAGTTCATCCCGCATGATCTGCTGCGTAAGGCATTTTCATTGGACGGACTGGATGTGCCCGGACTTATTGAGGTGCTGAAGCAGTGGGAGACGGGGAACTGA